The following are from one region of the Aspergillus chevalieri M1 DNA, chromosome 1, nearly complete sequence genome:
- the HOP1 gene encoding putative meiosis specific protein Hop1 (COG:B;~EggNog:ENOG410PM3T;~InterPro:IPR036570,IPR003511;~PFAM:PF02301;~TransMembrane:1 (i53-73o)): protein MARIKYTGPLSTVQLQRTPVQKQTQAEFQEVSRLKLQECLAVRQQQSMEMVQIMLHVSVSSLFTLSLHVYEILTSSLLSLVRNVVLSSVCKPSITIRGDRSSLMAINREFLPLGSFDDRDLKQTQREQKYSYEEFINGRTRTESPEIQDLGVGKGKRGQPLKIILRNSDPKADMVLDLLEHGVFDALSKNYLEAIQLTVLVDKDEPQNVLETYTFSFKYTGARGDVNSRLESLSLDPVGCVADMKSAQTARTGLEMIVRRLITLSTFLPALPNKRNLGIHLFYTEDCPPEYEPPGFAKSTNDTFKYPFNENWQRETQSCGTMDSGCHTVGLNVTSLKWTGPDPEGSEALPKIPSQIEYNDKVQRAAEIGLTSEEIPNPMLSRDGTVAETPTPQSSMLTWTLIGSFLEATQETAERRKLQMMIPASSYPDSDLVPTQPIYTVSATDTGGVNMDHNMRLLQKKALQIEDFSRMQISRLARETEDLANGLIKCQCGWDGEEPEMCLLEPDETQLLHEMHTLVLLRRALKIILDEGFPSKTSIFTQKLHCNGQTVVQITDLLRKHKFLQPTPGSKSKGFLQKGLPKFVVPSAEDTRKRMQHEILHPFAKIYHHYVSQDTGSIPGAKLITDDQQMSQGPASSMDDGRAYGQGPQSSNAEGNRSPGHKRRHTQMESNGQMERQDVLRPTTSLGNRSDKFGRGMMTSDRIRPQPETPTSRHQSDKNHLRRSSRKRRKISNYTQLIDVGAASSGDESS from the exons ATGGCTCGTATCAAATATACTGGACCACTATCAACGGTTCAGTTACAACGAACCCCAGTTCAAAAGCAGACGCAAGCCGAATTTCAAGAGGTATCCCGGTTGAAGTTGCAAGAGTGTCTTGCTGTGAGGCAGCAGCAAAGCATGGAGATGGTACAGATCATGTTACATGTATCTGTAAGTTCCTTGTTTACCCTTTCCCTCCATGTCTATGAGATTCTGACTTCGAGTCTCCTCTCCTTAGTTCGGAACGTTGTTTTATCTTCGGTTTGCAAGCCCTCTATCACAATCCGCGGTGATCGTTCGAGTCTGATGGCTATCAACAGGGAGTTCTTGCCGCTCGGAAGTTTCGATGATCGTGATCTGAAGCAAACACAACGAGAACAAAAATATTCGTACGAGGAATTCATCAATGGAAGAACGCGCACAGAGAGCCCCGAGATTCAGGACCTTGGTGTCGGTAAAGGAAAAAGGGGCCAGCCTCTGAAAATTATCCTTCGCAACTCAGATCCCAAGGCAGACATGGTACTTGATCTGTTG GAACACGGAGTCTTTGACGCGCTCAGCAAGAACTACCTCGAAGCCATCCAATTGACTGTCCTTGTCGACAAGGACGAGCCACAAAATGTGTTGGAGACATACACATTCTCGTTTAAATATACAGGGGCACGTGGTGATGTGAATAGCCGCTTGGAAAGCCTATCCCTGGATCCTGTGGGTTGCGTTGCCGATATGAAGTCTGCGCAGACAGCGCGAACTGGATTGGAAATGATAGTCAGACGCCTTATTACGTTGAGTACTTTTCTTCCAGCCCTGCCAA ACAAGCGCAATCTAGGAATCCACTTGTTCTATACCGAAGACTGCCCGCCTGAGTACGAGCCCCCCGGATTCGCCAAATCGACAAACGATACTTTCAAGTACCCCTTCAATGAGAACTGGCAGAGGGAAACCCAGTCCTGTGGTACAATGGATAGCGGGTGTCATAC CGTTGGTCTTAACGTGACCTCGCTCAAGTGGACTGGACCGGACCCCGAAGGCTCGGAAGCTCTACCTAAAATCCCTTCTCAAATCGAGTACAATGATAAAGTACAGCGAGCAGCTGAAATTGGGCTTACGAGCGAAGAAATTCCCAACCCCATGTTGAGTCGAGATGGTACAGTCGCAGAAACGCCAACTCCTCAATCATCAATGTTAACCTGGACTTTGATAGGTAGTTTTCTGGAAGCGACTCAAGAGACTGCAGAAAGACGAAAGCTGCAGATGATGATCCCT GCATCATCTTATCCAGACAGCGATCTCGTTCCCACACAACCAATCTATACAGTCTCTGCGACCGATACTGGAGGAGTAAATATGGACCACAATATGCGCCTTTTACAAAAGAAGGCACTTCAAATCGAAGACTTCTCACGCATGCAGATTTCGAGGCTTGCGAGAGAAACAGAGGACCTGGCCAATGGGTTGATCAAATGCCAATGTGGCTGGGATGGAGAGGAGCCCGAAATG TGTCTCCTCGAACCAGACGAAACCCAGTTGCTGCATGAAATGCATACCCTCGTTCTCCTGAGGCGAGCGTTGAAGATCATCCTGGATGAGGGATTTCCCAGCAAGACATCCATTTTCACCCAAAAGCTTC ACTGCAATGGACAGACAGTCGTTCAGATCACCGATCTCCTACGTAAGCATAAGTTTCTCCAACCGACTCCTGGTTCCAAGAGCAAAGGATTCCTGCAGAAAGGACTGCCCAAGTTCGTCGTGCCTAGCGCCGAGGATACCCGGAAGAGGATGCAACACGAGATTCTGCACCCGTTTGCGAAGATCTACCATCAT TATGTTTCACAGGATACGGGTTCCATTCCCGGCGCAAAACTTATCACAGATGATCAGCAAATGTCTCAAGGACCAGCATCTTCGATGGATGATGGTCGTGCATATGGCCAGGGACCACAATCCTCGAACGCCGAGGGTAACAGGAGCCCAGGCCACAAAAGAAGACACACCCAGATGGAGAGCAATGGCCAAATGGAGCGTCAGGATGTCCTTCGACCGACTACCAGTCTCGGAAACCGAAGCGACAAATTTGGAAGGGGCATGATGACCAGTGACCGGATTCGTCCCCAACCTGAAACACCCACTAGTCGACACCAATCGGATAAGAACCATCTGCGACGTAGCAGCCGAAAGAGGCGCAAGATTAGCAATTACACCCAATTGATTGATGTTGGAGCGGCTAGCAGTGGTGATGAAAGCAGTTGA
- a CDS encoding uncharacterized protein (COG:S;~EggNog:ENOG410PXXG), producing MARDPQSLQLPLRSSNANVDNFDDNQEDLRSEKANNRTSKAQKILGTAEAPIQQSNSPRDDASSQKRRTRRPSFMKGGGFVPFPTINADDGMAQQNQPQLRVRASSPLLINTQDAAASNPKKTVHQSGSASTLFSYFNSRDSTTATTIGSPTDPKPAPSSISLSSSKNSAKDSKRKLRPPRIDLSLLFPKPKPEKPADAPMLSPQRMVHSPAPLSALGEFPKSTNSDTRSSGRRHTETQSQTDLPTTAGPPPAAIPRPGSHRSTPANRSSAISTDTRNTEFLEPSLQRTVRTNEMDMALQNYSEQQAASERAQSDAASSIYSRSRDQLHSSRAKSDRSTGRVSSNGSAGGWSKETYLSPKSQPRPARRRQSPPRDQWPAPPSRREIDTSSMSKKSSKSMLANSDLNISSVLCLSSSEDEDDHDEELPSDRTGVSHLMRDSVTTYGEFEPEICTASAAQATRGPTVRRLDLRQAAAVKHRGPTMLMSPSIHRNGSMSTVRSSYIGRRPPSGIPTISEPDISDHFPAPGGNGRASAASREIKQTNRRSRVIAVTRQEENLLEAMRQRRGKVTPSLFNETRFSQNTIATHRSNPNLNHHNNTDNNSHAIDTDKESMLSAAPSRDSLYSADMSFLRLSASIPSYTTATTATNDRNNNHSRSDQGAAHLDKDSHPFQGAASDAEQKTLNSPRASLVYSESLPSPATSGASPLTPTLPIHRFSPLPGQQHSSPTRSLPTTAQNDQRRHSRRRTDSSEAIVLGEATEGSAKETDEFPIWALGWNHDLAAVH from the coding sequence ATGGCCAGAGATCCACAATCCCTCCAACTCCCGTTGCGGTCCTCCAATGCCAATGTCGACAACTTTGACGACAACCAGGAAGACCTCCGTTCGGAAAAAGCCAACAACAGAACCTCCAAGGCTCAGAAGATCTTGGGTACCGCTGAGGCCCCTATCCAGCAGAGTAATTCGCCCCGAGATGATGCTAGCAGCCAGAAGAGGCGCACACGCCGGCCAAGCTTCATGAAGGGCGGCGGCTTCGTGCCTTTCCCCACGATCAACGCCGACGATGGCATGGCTCAGCAGAATCAACCACAGCTGCGTGTTCGCGCATCCTCGCCGCTTCTGATTAACACCCAGGACGCTGCTGCTTCTAACCCGAAGAAAACTGTGCATCAGTCCGGCTCCGCTTCCACCCTCTTCTCCTACTTCAACTCCCGCGATTCAaccaccgccaccaccatTGGAAGCCCGACGGATCCCAAACCCGCaccctcctccatctccctcAGTTCGTCCAAAAACTCGGCCAAGGACTCCAAGCGCAAGCTCCGCCCTCCCCGCATTGATCTCTCCCTTTTGTTCCCAAAACCAAAACCTGAGAAACCTGCCGATGCGCCGATGTTGTCTCCGCAGCGCATGGTCCATTCTCCGGCTCCCCTCTCCGCCCTTGGCGAGTTCCCCAAATCGACCAACTCTGATACTAGGTCTTCGGGGAGGAGACACACAGAGACACAATCTCAAACGGATCTACCTACAACGGCAGGACCACCACCGGCGGCCATTCCCAGACCTGGTAGTCACCGTTCTACCCCCGCCAACCGGTCTTCTGCTATTTCGACCGACACTAGGAACACGGAGTTCCTTGAGCCTTCGCTTCAGCGCACCGTTAGGACAAACGAAATGGACATGGCGCTCCAGAACTACTCCGAACAGCAGGCAGCCTCAGAACGTGCTCAGTCTGATGCTGCATCGAGTATTTACTCCAGAAGCCGTGACCAATTGCATAGCAGCAGGGCCAAGTCCGACAGGAGCACCGGTAGGGTGTCGTCCAATGGCTCTGCGGGTGGCTGGAGTAAGGAGACTTACTTGTCGCCCAAGTCGCAGCCACGCCCGGCACGCCGGCGCCAGTCGCCCCCGCGCGATCAATGGCCAGCTCCGCCGTCACGACGAGAGATTGACACTTCGTCCATGTCCAAGAAAAGCAGCAAGAGCATGTTGGCCAACTCGGATCTCAACATCTCTAGTGTCCTCTGTTTGTCTTCCTcggaagacgaggacgaccATGACGAGGAACTGCCGAGCGATCGAACGGGCGTCAGTCATCTCATGAGGGATAGTGTCACCACCTATGGTGAATTCGAGCCCGAGATCTGCACCGCTTCAGCAGCCCAGGCCACCAGAGGTCCGACCGTCCGGCGACTTGATCTCCGACAGGCCGCGGCTGTCAAACATCGGGGTCCCACCATGCTGATGAGTCCTTCCATTCACCGGAATGGTTCCATGTCCACAGTTCGATCCTCATATATCGGTCGGAGACCCCCCAGTGGTATTCCTACCATCTCAGAACCGGACATCAGTGACCACTTCCCCGCGCCTGGCGGTAACGGGCGTGCCTCGGCGGCATCCCGGGAGATCAAACAGACCAATCGTCGCAGCCGAGTCATCGCGGTTACAAGACAAGAGGAGAATCTCCTCGAAGCCATGCGGCAACGAAGGGGCAAAGTCACGCCTAGTCTCTTCAACGAAACACGATTCAGCCAGAATACGATCGCTACCCATCGCTCTAATCCTAACCTTAATCACCATAATAATACTGATAATAACTCGCACGCCATCGACACCGACAAAGAGTCTATGCTGTCTGCTGCGCCCTCGCGCGACTCTCTGTACAGCGCTGACATGTCCTTTCTGCGTCTGAGCGCGAGCATCCCGTCATATACGACGGCGACCACGGCCACGAATGATAGAAACAACAACCACTCCCGGTCAGATCAAGGTGCAGCACACCTGGATAAAGACAGTCACCCTTTCCAGGGCGCGGCTTCTGATGCTGAACAGAAAACCCTTAATTCACCCCGCGCTAGCCTTGTCTACTCTGAAAGCCTCCCCTCTCCCGCGACCAGCGGTGCGTCTCCCCTGACGCCGACGCTACCGATTCATCGCTTCTCGCCGCTGCCCGGCCAGCAACACTCTTCTCCAACCCGCTCTCTTCCTACCACTGCGCAAAACGACCAGCGCCGGCACTCGCGCCGTCGCACTGATAGCAGCGAAGCGATCGTGCTGGGCGAGGCGACTGAAGGGTCGGCCAAGGAGACCGACGAGTTCCCGATCTGGGCATTGGGCTGGAACCATGACCTGGCGGCTGTTCACTAA
- a CDS encoding putative UDP-galactose transporter (COG:G;~EggNog:ENOG410PJIB;~InterPro:IPR007271;~PFAM:PF04142;~TransMembrane:11 (o20-37i49-72o78-96i103-121o127-147i154-172o232-252i272-288o304-327i334-351o357-374i);~go_component: GO:0000139 - Golgi membrane [Evidence IEA];~go_component: GO:0016021 - integral component of membrane [Evidence IEA];~go_function: GO:0015165 - pyrimidine nucleotide-sugar transmembrane transporter activity [Evidence IEA];~go_process: GO:0090481 - pyrimidine nucleotide-sugar transmembrane transport [Evidence IEA]): MGERMQRQPPGSVSVVRHSSWILLAIQYTAFVLLLHYSRIMPLEDGKRYLTSTAVVLNEVVKLAVSLTMALYEVSTTAPPSMPATSLFFSVVSAVFSGDSWKLALPACLYTLANSLQYIGLSNLSAATFQVTYQLKLVFAAIFSLGLLRKTVPLRNWALLLLLLVGVAFVQLQDGGPKDESALEEETARIAFPRSLEEWREVQAGGNIYKRSATYEGIEEDMLTAFPRLNGAVGLFATLGACAASALAGVYFEKVLRDSAKSTSPWVRNLQLAFYSIFPALFIGVAFLDGEDVAANGFFQGYNWAVWSTVIVQALGGIATSFSIIYANTVARSLATTASIVLSTVGSVCLFDFEVNGYFLVGTATVLAAIYLYGEPSAGYPWHAQAKMQGGRPPPIRIDSYEKDALGEASPVSAPNEISIKLPTTPFLSDAGLSTSRPTSPGQVRVSSSRNASGSYFDRSSHDA, translated from the exons ATGGGAGAGCGCATGCAACGCCAGCCGCCGGGGTCGGTGTCGGTGGTGAGGCATTCTTCATGGATCCTG TTGGCGATACAGTACACTGCATTTGTGTTG CTGCTGCATTACTCTAGAATCATGCCACTAGAAGATGGTAAACGATACCTGACTTCGACCGCCGTCGTTCTGAATGAAGTGGTGAAGCTTGCCGTTTCCCTCACCATGGCTCTCTACGAAGTCTCTACAACCGCACCGCCGTCGATGCCCGCGACGTCGCTTTTCTTCTCCGTTGTTAGCGCCGTCTTCTCGGGCGACAGCTGGAAGCTAGCCTTACCAGCTTGTCTGTATACTCTTGCGAACTCGTTACAATACATTGGGCTTTCGAATTTGTCAGCAGCGACGTTTCAGGTCACATACCAGTTGAAATTGGTTTTCGCGGCCATTTTCAGTCTTGGACTGTTACGGAAGACAGTTCCCCTCCGCAACTGGGCATTGCTTCTATTGCTTCTTGTCGGTGTTGCATTTGTGCAGCTGCAAGATGGCGGCCCTAAGGATGAAAGTgcgctggaggaggaaacTGCCCGCATCGCCTTTCCCCGATCGCTGGAAGAGTGGCGGGAGGTCCAAGCAGGTGGCAATATCTACAAACGTTCTGCGACATACGAGGGTATCGAAGAGGACATGTTGACCGCCTTCCCACGGCTGAACGGGGCAGTTGGCTTGTTCGCCACCCTCGGTGCATGTGCTGCGTCAGCTCTTGCGGGCGTCTACTTTGAAAAAGTGCTCAGGGATAGCGCCAAGTCGACGTCGCCTTGGGTCCGCAATTTGCAACTGGCTTTTTACTCTATCTTTCCAGCTCTTTTTATCGGAGTCGCATTTCTGGATGGCGAAGATGTGGCTGCCAatggcttcttccagggtTACAATTGGGCTGTTTGGTCTACCGTCATTGTCCAGGCATTGGGGGGCATTGCTACATCTTTTAGCATCATTTATGCAAACACGGTTGCGCGAAGTCTTGCGACCACGGCTAGTATCGTTCTGAGCACCGTGGGGAGCGTTTGCTTGTTTGACTTTGAAGTCAACGGTTAC TTCCTTGTGGGTACCGCCACAGTTCTTGCAGCAATCTATCTGTACGGGGAGCCGAGCGCGGGATACCCCTGGCATGCCCAGGCTAAGATGCAGGGTGGACGCCCGCCACCAATTCGTATCGACTCATATGAGAAAGACGCCCTAGGAGAGGCATCGCCAGTATCTGCCCCGAACGAAATCTCTATTAAACTCCCAACAACACCGTTCCTGTCAGACGCTGGTCTGTCGACATCCCGTCCTACGTCCCCGGGACAGGTGAGAGTCAGCTCCTCTCGGAACGCTAGTGGGAGCTACTTTGATAGAAGTTCGCATGACGCTTGA
- the MER3_1 gene encoding Sec63 (COG:A;~EggNog:ENOG410PFEF;~InterPro:IPR027417,IPR014001,IPR011545;~PFAM:PF04851,PF00270;~go_function: GO:0003676 - nucleic acid binding [Evidence IEA];~go_function: GO:0005524 - ATP binding [Evidence IEA]), whose amino-acid sequence MRRKPFKPPYQRRNGDESSSNRPIKRSGIIDQRLIEGAQVSMPFFSQFRMNGDGDGDEYQRRGLGSSLALETYTGVEGSEGNGVGEEDMQLDAFDLQLLAQKDRAMNNGRDIMRGNRPPKQVSRFFPEPDSHITPHRGIASSSSELDVGSSPLTKFHQDRTERKMVAAGPASVTELSSQTEGSPSSHLDVEGMAARAGQSQSLQQTTTASMTPFQNIPMSIRGIVLVSVHELPDNYRSIFPFPVFNAIQSKCFRAIYHQNDNIVLASPTGSGKTVIMELAICRLLGALKDERFKVVYQAPTKSLCSERFRDWSKKFMTLGLQCAELTGDTDQTQLRSVQSAQIIITTPEKWDSMTRKWKDHAQLMQLVKLFLVDEVHILKETRGATLEAVVSRMKSIRSNVRFVALSATVPNSEDIATWLGKDATNQHMPAHREHFGEEFRPVKLQKFVYGYQSSGNDFAFDKMCSGKCHQHTFLSKADYDLLLHQEFFCCYGERACSTLVYDEPSG is encoded by the exons ATGAGACGAAAGCCCTTCAAACCACCCTACCAACGACGGAATGGTGACGAGTCCTCCTCCAACCGTCCCATTAAACGAAGCGGCATTATTGATCAGAGACTTATTGAGGGGGCTCAAGTATCAATGCCATTCTTTAGTCAGTTTCGAATGaatggtgatggtgatggtgatgaatATCAACGTCGAGGGTTGGGATCGTCGTTGGCATTGGAGACGTATACTGGTGTTGAAGGTAGTGAGGGGAATGgggttggggaggaggatatgCAGTTGGATGCGTTTG ACCTGCAGTTACTTGCACAGAAGGATCGAGCGATGAATAACGGACGGGATATCATGCGTGGCAATCGTCCTCCGAAGCAAGTTTCGAGATTCTTTCCTG AACCGGACTCTCATATCACTCCCCACCGGGGGATTGCGTCAAGTTCGTCCGAACTGGATGTCGGTTCCAGTCCGCTGACGAAGTTTCACCAGGATAGGACAGAGAGAAAAATGGTGGCAGCTGGTCCAGCCTCTGTAACGGAGTTGTCTTCGCAGACAGAGGGATCACCGTCGTCTCATTTGGACGTCGAAGGAATGGCGGCAAGGGCTGGTCAGAGCCAGTCTCTacaacagacgacgacagcCTCGATGACACCGTTTCAGAATATTCCCATGTCCATTCGTGGTATAGTTTTGGTATCGGTCCATGAACTTCCGGATAACTATCGGTCGATATTCCCTTTCCCGGTCTTTAACGCGATCCAGTCAAAGTGCTTTCGAGCTATTTACCATCAGAACGATAACATTGTGCTTGCTTCACCTACAGGAAGCGGTAAGACTGTTATCATGGAGCTAGCTATTTGTCGCTTGCTTGGTGCCTTGAAAGACGAGCGGTTTAAGGTTGTCTATCAAGCCCCGACAAAGTCGCTATGCTCCGAAAGGTTTCGTGATTGGAGCAAGAAGTTCATGACCCTAGGGCTTCAGTGTGCGGAATTGACCGGTGATACAGACCAGACACAGCTGAGAAGCGTACAAAGCGCTCAAATTATCATCACAACACCGGAAAAATGGGACAGCATGACCCGCAAATGGAAAGACCACGCACAGCTGATGCAACTAGTGAAACTATTCCTCGTTGACGAGGTCCACATCCTCAAAGAAACCCGCGGTGCGACCTTAGAAGCTGTTGTATCTCGCATGAAATCCATAAGGTCGAACGTCCGCTTCGTTGCCCTAAGCGCTACCGTGCCGAACTCTGAGGATATCGCGACTTGGCTGGGAAAGGACGCAACGAATCAACATATGCCGGCACATAGAGAGCACTTCGGGGAGGAATTTCGACCCGTGAAGCTTCAGAAATTTGTTTATGGATATCAGTCTAGCGGAAATGATTTCGCTTTTGATAAGATGTGTAGTGGGAA GTGTCATCAACACACATTCCTGTCGAAAGCCGATTATGATCTTCTGCTGCACCAGGAATTCTTCTGTTGCTACGGCGAAAGAGCTTGCTCGACTCTGGTCTATGACGAACCCTCCGGCTAG